One Entelurus aequoreus isolate RoL-2023_Sb linkage group LG09, RoL_Eaeq_v1.1, whole genome shotgun sequence genomic window carries:
- the dnph1 gene encoding 2'-deoxynucleoside 5'-phosphate N-hydrolase 1: MKIYFCGSIRGGRDDVHLYQKIVQKLQTFGTVLTEHVSCSTLTDKGEGRLGDREIHDRDLDWLTQADVVVAEVTQPSLGVGYELGHAYTMRKRILCLFRPSSGRTLSAMIRGADNGELMMVRDYDEEHLDQIIDQFFETKPV; this comes from the exons ATGAAGATTTATTTCTGCGGGAGTATCCGTGGCGGCAGGGACGACGTGCACCTCTACCAGAAAATAGTCCAAAAACTTCAAACTTTCGGAACCGTCCTGACCGAACACGTCAGCTGCAGCACGCTCACGGACAAAG GAGAGGGTCGTTTAGGTGACCGAGAGATTCATGACCGGGACTTGGACTGGCTCACACAAGCTGATG TGGTCGTCGCCGAGGTGACGCAGCCGTCGCTGGGCGTGGGCTACGAGCTTGGCCACGCCTACACCATGAGGAAGAGGATCTTGTGTCTCTTCCGACCTTCATCAGGACGCA CGTTGTCGGCCATGATCCGAGGGGCGGACAATGGCGAGCTGATGATGGTGCGAGACTACGATGAGGAGCACCTGGACCAGATTATAGACCAGTTTTTTGAAACAAAGCCAGTCTAA